DNA sequence from the Drosophila sechellia strain sech25 chromosome 3L, ASM438219v1, whole genome shotgun sequence genome:
TTTGAAGTGCCATTCGGCGGGCTTCATGCCGTACATTCCGCTCGTGATGAAGTTTTCCACCACATGGGGTTTGCCATCGCGGACTTCACTAAGAACAAAGGTAACGTTGCAATCCTCCGGACAGCGTCCTCGGTTCTCCACCACGAGTTCCCGTCCACTTAGAGAATATATGTTCCTCTGGGCATCCAGCTCCCGCCGCTGGCCATGGTTTCTATGCTGAGAGATCTTTGAAGTGCCTAGTCGTTGGCTTACAATGGATTTGTTGGTGATCAGGGCATACAGCTCGGCCAGActcttggaacgctgctgctCTGTGCCATTGGCCCGCTGACAGGTGAAGCTCACGTTGCCCGCCTCAAGCTTCACGTTGCTCAGAGTGTCGCAGTCGTGGATGGTGAAGCCATCACCAATAGGTGCTCCTCTTCTGCCCGACAGCATGCGCAGCACATTGCGAGCCTCTAGTTTTTCTGGAGATTCATGTTTGAGCTGGGCAAGCGATTTAGTGCGCTGTACCAGTGTCAAACTGGTCACGAGCAGCAGGTCCACTACTCCATCTGCATCCAGATCAGGCAGGATGACTGGGAAGTCATAGGCATCCACCTTTCGGGCTGATCGCTCCTTAAACCACCAAAGCCATTCACCAGAGACGGGATGAATAGCTCCAAGTTCGCCATACTCATCCAGTACCAAGCAAGCTGGTTTCCCATTGCCATCTATATCTATGAGGGTGCAGTCCAGGGCCACAGGCTCATCAACCATCTCCACAAACCAAGCCACAGCTCCCGAGGAGCCAATCAAACAGATGATGCCATTACGCCGCTCGTTACCTGGGCGGAATTCCGGGAAAAAGGCATCACCGCGGTACATGAATATCAGGTTGTTCTCCCAGGCTCTTAGACCACCGACCACATTAACTCCTCCCTTAAGTTCCGCTTTTGTGTAATTATTGAACCAGTTGTGGGTCTTTATCCTGTCTCCGACGGCTGGACAGGATCCAGTGCCATCGGGATTACCGCAGGGCACCAGCCACACAAAGGATACGACGGCAAGGAAGCACAGGAGTAGGCTGCCTATGAAACAGCATTTCCTTGCCGGTGACATGGGGGTCCGTTTGGACAAATCCTCGCCGGTCTGATCATGGTCCCCTAAGATGGCTACATTGTCTGCATTCGCATCGAAATCACTGTTGAAGTGGGACAACTCCGAGCCCACTCCACCATTATCGCTCAACATAACGGAACGGAAAGTATTCTGCATATTAGTAGCGTAGCTACTGCCCTCGAGTTGGAACTTCTGGGTACTCCCGGCAGGATTTCGAGTCACAATCCTAGTGGCCGTGGGAGATGCTCTCGTATGTGGTGATTTCAGGGCTAGAGTGTTCGGCGGGATGCGTATTCTTTGGGCTTGGAGCTGATCCGGCGGACTGGGCTGATGAGCTTGCTTAAGTTTCTGTTGCAATTTCTGTCGATGATTGGCGGCGTTGTGGATCTCAATTTCCTCGTCGGATTCAGAATCGCTCATTGCCTGACTTAGTGGAGCATAGATGCCCTGGTGGCCAGCGGGGGGCAGTAATTCGGAGTGCAGCATTTTGGCTGTCAAAAACAGAGAACAAATCCGGAAAAATCAATACCAGCCGGTCAAAACCAATGGCAAATAGTCCAAAATAGAAGGAAAACCCAAGTAAACCCACCTCCGTTGATTGGCTCAAACACGCTTTGACATCTAACATCCACATAGCTACTGCTTTTGATCTTTATTGGATTAGGCGAAACATTAATTCCAACGAACGAAAACACCCTTCGAAAAAGCTCTTCTTTCCGCAATTTAAATTCGGCCGATTGTTATGCACAAAAGCTGTTATCGATAACCCGTGTTGCGCAAAAGTGAAACCTATCGATATGTGCGTGACTAAATCAGACGCTCACCACTACATGCAGcccaaaaaaaacaacaacgttTGACGTGCGTGAAAATTGGTTAAGTTTTTATGAAAAAAACTTAGTTAACTGACTTTTTGACAGCCATCGAGCAATCCATATGCTGCGGGGGAGTGCGGGGCTAAGAGCATTAATCATCAGGACATTGCAAAAAGGTCCGTTAACGTGAATTTTGCCAAGTGAAAACGGGGttgtgctgtgtgtgtggaaaaagGAACAAAACGGTGCCAAAAACGCAAGGAAAAGCTGCGAAAGCGGTGCACAGCAAACGGGTTGATAAAGCAGCAGGCTTAGACAAACGCGGCATCCCAAGATATAGCCATTTTATCGGTGCTTTTAACCGATTTGCCAGCtaaacaataaccaacaacCAGTAACCACCCACACAAACATATTGTGTACATAATATATACATTCATACGTACATACGTATATTTTGCGTAGTGCGGCGCTTGAAAGCTGTTTCCCATCACCATATCATCACCGCCATTCATTGCAAACCCACTCTGGAACCCATCCCATCTCCACCGTACCACATGTCCTACATGATGGCCAAAACGCTGGAGGAGCAGAGCCTGCGGGAGTGCGAACACTACATCCAGACGCATGGGATTCAGCGAGTCCTCAAGGACTGCATCGTCCAGCTGTGCGTCTGCAGGCCCGAGAATCCCGTGCAGTTCCTGCGACAGTACTTTCAGAAACTCGAGAGGGTGAGTCCAAAACCCAAATAATTATTGGTAGATTAAATACAAGTATAGGTAGAAATTTGATCAGACACATAAAACCTTTATTTCTAAATAGTACAATCGCTTGTCGTTGCCTTGAGGATCAATGCTTGTGCCTTCCCGTCTTAGGTACTTTGTTTATCAGATCTGTTAGAGCTCCCTTTACCGCCAATTCAGTTAGCATTCTTTCCCGATTTCTCAATTTCCTGGTTCACTGGAGGTTCCTCAAGTTCATAGATTCTAGCAACGCCCAATCACATCAGTTGGGAAATTTTGACTGGTTCCtgatcaataaaaatggcCGAAAAGTAGTGGGGGTAAGGGTGTGGGATTACATCGAGCACTTGGGCTTGGTCCTCTTGGGCTTAAGACACCTTGGCTTTGCCTTCGGCTTGGCGCACGCCCTCTTGGGGCGGGCACATGCCTTCCGGGGTCGGGCGCACTTGGGCTTCGGTTTGGCGCAACCGCGACGTTGCCTCGATGCCCGCGGTTTGGGGCAACTCTTTCGCATCCTGGGCTTGGAACACTTGCTCTCCTTTCTAATAGTGCAGCTATTGGAGCCACCGGCACCGAAGAAAGTGTCTGCGCAGCCACTTATTTCAGCGTGCATTCTGTGCTCGTCATCACTAGAGCGATGTAAACTGCTCACACTGTTCGGCTCTACCAAATCGGGTTCCAGATGAAAAGTGTCCAACGGTTCCTGCGGAAGTGCATTACGATTGCATACACGTGCATTTCGTCTGTATTTGACACCTTTAACTTACCGCAGAGTACTGGCATCGATGACGGAATGACATTTCGTTCCATCGGGCTTCAGCTGCCCGTCTTATCTGGTTAATCGAGTAATATTCTCCATAGCGCTTCTTAAAGTCCCTAAAAAAGTTAACAAAGCCTGACGATGAGGCGTAATCACCCCCTGCCTTGTTGATATCTTCTTCAATGTCGATGGAGGCGTCGGAATAATCATATTCAATTGGTTTTCTAGAGGTTTTTACTGATTTTGAAACTGCCACGTCCGGCTCGCTATCCAGATTGCTCATTTTGGGTAAATTCTTGATCGAGAAAAATTTTTACAAACAAATTTGTTACTCAGacttatacaaaaaaaaaaaaaaatttctatAAAAAACTGTACTCAATTTTATATGAATATTTGAGTTGTTTCTCGTTTAAAGGGATCGTACTAACTGATTGTATGCTAGCTTCAACGGGTGGACATGGAAATTGGATTTGAATGAAGGCTCAATGCTAACTATGATCATGAAAAAGTtcccaaaaaaatgaaatacttTTTTTAAACCGAGTGGGCTGTTTTCGCAGTACATTTCACAGATCGGCGCCATATTTCCATGGTTATTTttgtatactagattcgttgtaGGAAAAAGAGTTTTCTTCCTTTAAGGTATATACATTCTTGATCAGTATCATTCGAGCTGGCCATATTCGTCCATCTGTCCCACAAATCGCGCGAAACTCttacgcccacacttttgaaaaatgttttaatattcTGTTTGCAATCcgactagctgagtaacgcaTATGTGATAGTCAAGAAACTTGACTGTAGCGTAATTCCTTGTTTTCAAACGATTActttcaaaacaaaaattagcCTAAAAAGCTTTGATAGCATTAAATGAACAACTATATTTACAAAAGCAAAATATCGTATTATAATGTTTACAAAATATGTAAGAAATCCAGAAATTACTTTAGGGAAGGTGTTAAATTATCCTGTGCGACTAGGTTCCTTTCCGGGGTTTCAACCCCTTGGTAAGCAACAGGCGGCAATTTGCTGGCCATTTGGCTGCCCCTTAAACGAAAATCAATACAACTTGCGGTCTATTTTCGAACACAGTGTTAAAAAAAACAGTTCATAGGCGGATTTCCCAGCACGGATGCTTTATTTTCGGCTTCCTGTTTCGGAGAACTGCATTCTCTCCGTTCATTGTGAAGCTTTAAAGTTTATTTTGTGAGGCAGGCTGCAGCAAAAGCTTGCAATGCTGCAATGTAAATAGAGCAGCGCACCTGTGGAGGTCCTTTCCACATCGTCCTGTTCCACCTCTCACTTGCCAAGCGACTTTCCTTACCCCTTTTTCTCCCAACTTTGATTTTGAGTacgcctgtgtgtgtgcgccgGACTCTCTGGGGCAAGTTGCCTGTTGAATGCCGGACCCGCTGTCAGTTGGATTCGCATCCTGACGCCGTGCAGAAGCATCCTGCTTCCACCTAGTTCACTCCGCtcgtttggttttttttgtttgcctccGCGCGCCATGGGCAACCAGTTGAGTGTGAACAGCATCCAGGATGCGGTCATCGATCGCTTCCGCTCGGTGGCTTTAACCACCGATGCCAACGGCGCCATGCGCATCCGTTCGTTCTCGGAGGGCGTGGtggccaccacccaccatcatcatcagcatcagcagaaTCAGCAGCAGAGTCCCCATTGCAGTGGACGCGGCGGACGCATCCTGCGCGAAAGTAGCATCGATGGCGGGGTGGCCATGTTCGATGCTCTGCTTCGCGATGGTCACGAACACCGGCTGAGCTTGGATGCAGTGCATCGCATGCGGCATGTTCGCACCTCCTGCACCACAATTCCCGAGGAGGATGCTGTCAGCGATCGCAGCCTGCAGATTCATCTCTCCACTCTGGCCCGCGAACGTGAGCAGGAACTTGAGCTTGAGCGCCAGCGGGAACGCGAAGTAAGTTGAAAAGTCGAAAAAGTTTCCAATTGCGGAAAACGGTAGGAAATTACTGGGAATTTGTGCTGAAAAGCTTTTGGCG
Encoded proteins:
- the LOC6616362 gene encoding uncharacterized protein LOC6616362, coding for MLHSELLPPAGHQGIYAPLSQAMSDSESDEEIEIHNAANHRQKLQQKLKQAHQPSPPDQLQAQRIRIPPNTLALKSPHTRASPTATRIVTRNPAGSTQKFQLEGSSYATNMQNTFRSVMLSDNGGVGSELSHFNSDFDANADNVAILGDHDQTGEDLSKRTPMSPARKCCFIGSLLLCFLAVVSFVWLVPCGNPDGTGSCPAVGDRIKTHNWFNNYTKAELKGGVNVVGGLRAWENNLIFMYRGDAFFPEFRPGNERRNGIICLIGSSGAVAWFVEMVDEPVALDCTLIDIDGNGKPACLVLDEYGELGAIHPVSGEWLWWFKERSARKVDAYDFPVILPDLDADGVVDLLLVTSLTLVQRTKSLAQLKHESPEKLEARNVLRMLSGRRGAPIGDGFTIHDCDTLSNVKLEAGNVSFTCQRANGTEQQRSKSLAELYALITNKSIVSQRLGTSKISQHRNHGQRRELDAQRNIYSLSGRELVVENRGRCPEDCNVTFVLSEVRDGKPHVVENFITSGMYGMKPAEWHFKNTKSQMSGFVMKFWKWHGVAKPSKQTSASSNSNNVQKTGSNNHTKNINAIKDKEKSQAQAKKQQQHQRLRRSTEAKDQEFQPPHQEFDVFEHVKQKRESFGLPSPNKNLTKSSGISPGGSYKMNMITETMLLVVFVGADTHIENTSRSNIIQFCRHNRKEVVCQPDLNNQDHSMLVADLDQDGSQELVTYMSTFVHPEDQPLSEWKLLTYVRLLRLQAELPAYFEVHKDN
- the LOC6616364 gene encoding histone-like protein 18C — protein: MSNLDSEPDVAVSKSVKTSRKPIEYDYSDASIDIEEDINKAGGDYASSSGFVNFFRDFKKRYGEYYSINQIRRAAEARWNEMSFRHRCQYSAEPLDTFHLEPDLVEPNSVSSLHRSSDDEHRMHAEISGCADTFFGAGGSNSCTIRKESKCSKPRMRKSCPKPRASRQRRGCAKPKPKCARPRKACARPKRACAKPKAKPRCLKPKRTKPKCSM
- the LOC6616365 gene encoding uncharacterized protein LOC6616365, yielding MGNQLSVNSIQDAVIDRFRSVALTTDANGAMRIRSFSEGVVATTHHHHQHQQNQQQSPHCSGRGGRILRESSIDGGVAMFDALLRDGHEHRLSLDAVHRMRHVRTSCTTIPEEDAVSDRSLQIHLSTLAREREQELELERQREREVS